The following proteins are encoded in a genomic region of Coffea eugenioides isolate CCC68of chromosome 6, Ceug_1.0, whole genome shotgun sequence:
- the LOC113773172 gene encoding probable cyclic nucleotide-gated ion channel 5, which produces MFDHAAKSQYIGGQREKFVRLDDLDSTLSSPSASVATNKCGFGIEGIGRVGSSTTTTSKSFKRGMKKGSEGLKSIGRSFGFGVSRAVFPEDLKVSEKKIFDPQAKFLLRWNRFFVISCILAVSVDPIFFYLPVFDNKANCLGIHRSLAIIATTLRTVIDAFYLIHMALQFRTAFIAPSSRVFGRGELVIDPAQIAKRYVWSYFIIDFLSVLPLPQIVVWRFLQKSEGSDVYTTKQALLVIIILQYIPRFIRVLPLTSELKRTAGVFAQTAWAGAVYYLLLYMLASHIVGALWYLLSVERNDYCWQKACKTTRLGKCETNFLYCGNQNMKDFNSWSGISESVLNASCGVGVENPPFDFGIFEQALSSGIVYSKKFISKYCYCLWWGLQNLSTLGQGLQTSTYPGESLFSIALAIFGLILFALLIGNMQTYLQSLTIRLEEMRVKRRDSEQWMHHRLLPQDLRERVRRYDQYKWLETRGVDEESLVQSLPKDLRRDIKRHLCLALVKRVPLFENMDERLLDAICERLKPCLYTENTYIVREGDPVDEMLFIIRGRLESVTTDGGRSGFFNRSLLKEGDFCGEELLTWALDPKSGSNLPSSTRTVKALMEVEAFALTADELKFVAGQFRRLHSRQVQHTFRFYSQQWRTWAACFIQAAWRRYCKRKLMELRRKEEEEEEAAAAAAAGGSNNAGGGSYSLGATFLASRFAANALRGVHRNRNLRSARELMKLQKPPEPDFTADAD; this is translated from the exons ATGTTTGACCACGCTGCAAAGTCACAGTACATCGGTGGACAGCGAGAGAAGTTTGTGAG ATTGGATGACTTGGACTCAACACTGTCATCGCCATCTGCTTCAGTGGCTACAAATAAATGTGGCTTTGGCATTGAAGGCATAGGGCGAGTTGGTTCTTCAACTACGACTACATCCAAATCGTTTAAGAGAGGAATGAAAAAAGGATCTGAAGGGCTTAAATCAATTGGTAGATCCTTTGGATTTGGTGTTTCGCGGGCTGTGTTTCCAGAAGATCTAAAAGTTTCAGAGAAGAAAATATTTGATCCTCAAGCCAAGTTCCTTCTTCGGTGGAATAGATTTTTTGTCATATCATGTATTCTAGCGGTGTCTGTGGATCCAATTTTTTTCTACCTTCCAGTTTTTGATAATAAAGCAAACTGCCTGGGCATCCATCGATCATTAGCTATCATAGCTACTACGTTGCGTACGGTCATTGATGCTTTCTATCTAATTCATATGGCTCTTCAGTTTCGAACAGCATTTATCGCACCATCATCTCGAGTTTTTGGGCGAGGAGAACTTGTAATAGATCCAGCTCAAATTGCCAAGCGATATGTGTGGTCCTACTTTATAATTGATTTTCTTTCAGTGCTTCCGCTACCTCAG ATTGTTGTGTGGAGATTTCTCCAGAAATCCGAAGGTTCAGATGTCTACACTACAAAACAAGCATTGCTTGTTATTATTATTCTTCAGTATATTCCGAGGTTTATCCGGGTTTTACCCCTCACTTCAGAGCTGAAACGTACAGCTGGTGTCTTTGCTCAAACTGCCTGGGCTGGTGCTGTATATTATTTGTTGTTATACATGCTAGCCAGTCAC ATAGTTGGGGCACTCTGGTACTTGTTATCTGTAGAACGCAATGACTACTGCTGGCAGAAAGCATGCAAAACTACTAGACTTGGAAAATGCGAAACTAATTTCTTGTACTGCGGCAATCAGAATATGAAAGATTTTAATTCTTGGAGCGGTATCAGCGAATCAGTGCTAAATGCATCTTGTGGAGTGGGTGTTGAAAATCCACCATTtgattttggaatttttgaGCAGGCGTTGTCATCGGGCATTGTCTATTCAAAGAAATTCATATCTAAATACTGTTACTGCCTTTGGTGGGGGCTACAGAATTTGAG CACACTTGGCCAGGGGCTTCAAACAAGTACATATCCTGGAGAGTCTCTGTTCTCTATTGCACTTGCAATATTTGGCCTTATTCTCTTTGCACTCTTAATTGGCAACATGCAG ACCTATCTCCAGTCTCTTACCATCCGACTTGAAGAGATGAGAGTTAAAAGGCGTGACTCAGAGCAATGGATGCATCATCGCTTACTTCCACAAGATCTGCGCGAAAGAGTTAGACGATACGATCAATACAAATGGTTAGAAACACGTGGGGTGGATGAAGAGAGTTTGGTACAGAGTCTGCCAAAAGATCTCAGAAGAGACATAAAGCGCCATCTTTGTCTGGCTTTGGTGAAGAGG GTTCCTCTCTTTGAGAATATGGATGAGAGATTGCTTGATGCTATTTGTGAGAGGCTGAAGCCCTGCTTGTACACTGAGAATACTTATATTGTTCGAGAGGGAGATCCAGTCGATGAAATGCTTTTTATCATACGTGGTCGCCTTGAGAGCGTGACAACTGATGGTGGAAGAAGTGGATTTTTCAACCGTAGTTTGTTAAAAGAAGGGGACTTTTGTGGAGAGGAGCTTCTGACATGGGCACTGGACCCAAAATCTGGTTCCAACCTGCCATCTTCCACCCGGACAGTGAAGGCCTTGATGGAAGTGGAGGCTTTTGCTCTGACGGCTGATGAGTTGAAATTTGTAGCTGGTCAATTTAGGAGGCTTCACTCTAGACAAGTTCAACACACATTTCGATTTTACTCACAGCAATGGAGGACTTGGGCTGCGTGTTTTATTCAAGCAGCTTGGCGCCGCTACTGCAAAAGGAAGCTTATGGAACttagaagaaaggaagaagaagaagaagaagcagcagcGGCAGCAGCAGCTGGGGGCAGCAATAACGCCGGCGGAGGTTCATATAGCCTCGGCGCAACCTTTTTGGCATCTAGATTCGCAGCTAATGCACTTCGTGGTGTCCATCGGAACAGGAACCTGAGGAGTGCAAGGGAGTTGATGAAATTACAGAAGCCACCAGAACCTGATTTCACTGCTGATGCAGATTAA
- the LOC113775475 gene encoding transmembrane 9 superfamily member 9-like yields the protein MEVARPQLIHRWISVSVVLIGLFFATAHCFYLPGVAPQDFIKGDELKVKVNKLTSTKTQLPYSFYSIPYCAPKTIVDSAENLGEVLRGDRIENSPYVFRMREPQMCNIVCRIVLNAKTAKEFKEKIDDEYRVNMILDNLPLVQPIKRTEQDPIVYQHGFYVGLKGLYAGSKEEKQFINNHLSFTVKYHKDAQSDAARIVGFEVRPFSVKHDYDGGWNDNVRLSTCDPHAKRTVTSADPPQEVDDKKEIIFTYDVEFQESDVKWASRWDTYLLMADDQIHWFSIVNSLMIVLFLSGMVAMIMLRTLYRDISKYNQLETQEEAQEETGWKLVHGDVFRPPTNSDMLCVYVGTGVQFFGMTLVTMIFALLGFLSPSNRGGLMTAMLLLWVFMGIFAGYASTRLYKMFKGTEWKRVALRTSFMFPGIVFVIFFVLNALIWGEKSSGAVPFGTMFALVVLWFGISVPLVFVGSYVGFKKPAIEDPVKTNKIPRQIPEQAWYMNPVFSVLIGGILPFGAVFIELFFILTSIWLHQFYYIFGFLFLVFVILIVTCAEITIVLCYFQLCSEDYLWWWRSYLTSGSSALYLFLYAAFYFFTKLEITKPVSGILYFGYMLIASYAFFVLTGTIGFYACFWFTRLIYSSVKID from the exons atgGAGGTCGCAAGGCCTCAGCTAATTCACCGATGGATCTCGGTTTCGGTCGTTCTCATCGGTCTGTTCTTCGCCACCGCTCATTGTTTTTACCTCCCCGGTGTTGCTCCGCAAGATTTCATCAAG GGAGATGAGTTGAAAGTCAAAGTGAACAAGTTGACATCCACAAAGACACAACTTCCTTATTCTTTCTATTCCATTCCATATTGTGCTCCAAAAACCATTGTGGACAGTGCAGAGAATCTTGGAGAAGTACTTCGTGGTGATCGTATTGAAAACTCCCCTTATGTG TTCCGTATGCGGGAGCCACAAATGTGCAATATTGTATGTCGTATTGTACTTAATGCAAAAACTGCAAAAGAATTCAAGGAGAAGATTGATGATGAGTATCGGGTGAACAT GATATTAGATAATCTACCTCTTGTTCAGCCCATAAAGAGGACCGAACAAGACCCTATAGTCTATCAACATGGTTTTTATGTTGGTCTTAAAGGATTATATGCTGGA AGCAAAGAGGAAAAGCAATTTATCAACAACCATTTATCATTCACAGTAAAGTATCACAAGGATGCACAAAGTGATGCTGCAAGGATTGTAGGATTTGAAGTTAGACCTTTTAG TGTGAAACATGACTATGATGGTGGATGGAACGATAATGTTCGATTATCAACTTGTGATCCCCATGCAAAACGTACTGTAACTAGTGCAGACCCTCCTCAAGAGGTTGATGATAAGAAGGAAATCATTTTCACATATGATGTCGAGTTTCAG GAGAGTGATGTTAAGTGGGCATCTAGGTGGGATACTTATCTTCTGATGGCTGATGATCAAATTCATTGGTTCTCTATAGTTAATTCTTTGATGATTGTTCTTTTCCTATCTGGCATGGTTGCCATGATTATGTTGCGGACACTGTACCGTGACATTTCAAAGTACAACCAATTGGAGACCCAGGAAGAAGCTCAGGAAGAGACTGGGTGGAAGCTGGTTCATGGGGATGTTTTCAGACCTCCCACGAACTCGGATATGCTTTGCGTTTATGTGGGGACAGGTGTTCAGTTCTTTGGAATGACATTAGTTACCATGATTTTTGCCTTACTTGGGTTCCTCTCCCCTTCAAACCGGGGTGGCTTGATGACAGCTATGCTTCTTCTCTGGGTCTTCATGGGCATCTTTGCTGGATATGCATCTACCCGTCTTTACAAGATGTTCAAAGGGACAGAGTGGAAGAGAGTTGCTCTTCGTACCTCATTCATGTTCCCTGGAATTGTCTTCGTCATTTTCTTTGTGTTGAATGCTTTAATTTGGGGCGAGAAGTCCTCTGGGGCGGTGCCGTTTGGAACCATGTTTGCTTTAGTAGTATTGTGGTTTGGCATCTCAGTCCCACTCGTCTTTGTGGGTAGTTATGTAGGGTTTAAGAAACCAGCTATTGAGGATCCAGTGAAGACAAACAAGATCCCAAGGCAAATTCCGGAGCAGGCTTGGTACATGAACCCGGTCTTCTCCGTCTTGATTGGAGGCATACTTCCATTTGGTGCCGTATTCATTGAGCTTTTTTTCATCCTCACCTCAATCTGGTTGCATCAATTTTACTACATTTTTGGCTTTCTCTTCCTCGTATTCGTCATTCTAATTGTCACCTGTGCTGAGATCACAATCGTGCTCTGCTATTTCCAGCTGTGTAGTGAGGATTATCTATGGTGGTGGAGATCGTACCTGACTTCAGGGTCATCAGCTCTCTATCTATTCCTATATGCAGCATTCTACTTCTTCACAAAGCTGGAAATCACGAAGCCAGTGTCCGGTATATTGTACTTTGGGTACATGCTGATTGCCTCGTATGCCTTCTTCGTACTGACTGGTACAATTGGCTTCTATGCCTGTTTCTGGTTCACAAGGCTCATCTACTCATCTGTGAAGATCGACTAA